The following proteins come from a genomic window of Leopardus geoffroyi isolate Oge1 chromosome A3, O.geoffroyi_Oge1_pat1.0, whole genome shotgun sequence:
- the LOC123581406 gene encoding small nuclear ribonucleoprotein F-like: MSLPLNPKTFLKGLTGKPVMTKLKSRMEYKDHLVSADSYMNMQLANAEKYIDGASSGHFSQVITGCNNVLHIRGVEEEEEDGEMRELQLLMK; encoded by the exons ATGAGTTTGCCCCTAAATCCCAAAACCTTCCTGAAAGGATTAACAGGAAAGCCAGTAATGACAAAACTCAAGTCCAGAATGGAGTACAAAGACCACCTGGTATCTGCAGACAGCTATATGAACATGCAGCTCGCAAATGCAGAAAAATACATAGATGGAGCATCGTCTGGACATTTCAGTCAAGTTATAACAGGGTGTAATAATGTTCTTCATATCAGGGGtgttgaagaagaggaagaagatggggAAATGCGAGAATTGCAGCtttt gatgAAGTGA